From Brochothrix thermosphacta DSM 20171 = FSL F6-1036, a single genomic window includes:
- a CDS encoding PSP1 domain-containing protein, protein MIEVVGIRFKPVGKIYYFEPPYKPLKEGDAVIVENSHGLEFGKVVFTKREMDEEDVVLPLQKVMRKATPADIDKVIENESREKEAVVLAKERIKKRKLDMQLVDVEIAFDRHRMIFYFTAEGRIDFRQLVKDLAAVFRTRIELRQIGVRDEAKLLGGIGPCGRMLCCSTFLGDFEPVSIKMAKDQNLSLNPTKISGLCGRLMCCLKYENDTYEEAKKAMPDVGRKLVTAAGKGRVTGLNMLQRIVQVKLEDNAGVVEYSLEELIEMKSIKG, encoded by the coding sequence ATGATAGAGGTCGTAGGCATTCGTTTTAAGCCTGTTGGTAAAATATATTATTTTGAGCCACCGTACAAACCGCTAAAAGAGGGTGATGCGGTCATCGTTGAAAACTCTCATGGTTTGGAATTTGGTAAAGTTGTTTTTACCAAACGTGAAATGGATGAAGAAGATGTTGTTTTACCACTGCAAAAGGTGATGCGAAAAGCAACGCCAGCAGATATTGATAAAGTGATTGAAAATGAATCACGTGAGAAAGAAGCTGTTGTTCTTGCAAAAGAACGCATCAAAAAAAGAAAATTAGATATGCAATTAGTAGATGTTGAAATTGCATTTGATCGACATCGAATGATTTTTTATTTTACAGCAGAAGGTCGTATCGATTTTAGACAACTTGTTAAGGATTTAGCCGCTGTTTTTAGAACGCGTATTGAGTTGAGACAGATTGGTGTTCGTGATGAAGCCAAATTATTAGGTGGAATCGGCCCTTGTGGACGAATGCTTTGTTGCTCTACCTTTTTAGGTGATTTTGAACCCGTATCAATCAAGATGGCGAAGGATCAAAATTTATCGTTAAATCCAACGAAAATATCTGGTCTTTGTGGTCGATTGATGTGTTGCTTAAAATATGAGAACGATACATATGAAGAAGCTAAAAAAGCGATGCCTGATGTTGGGCGTAAATTGGTTACTGCTGCAGGAAAAGGGCGAGTAACAGGCTTAAATATGTTACAGCGTATTGTGCAAGTTAAATTAGAAGATAATGCTGGAGTAGTTGAATATTCATTAGAAGAATTAATTGAAATGAAGAGTATAAAAGGTTAG
- a CDS encoding initiation-control protein YabA, which yields MDKKAFFDSVTNMEEQIGDLYGQLSGLKDNLQIVLEENNRLTIENTHLREALNQQQDVPAEDGGDKVSETTQTVTPDQSAGHDNLMQLYKEGFHICNVHFGSPRTNGEDCLFCLGFLGHKNQ from the coding sequence ATGGATAAAAAAGCTTTTTTTGATTCTGTGACAAACATGGAAGAACAGATTGGTGATCTATATGGTCAATTGAGTGGCTTAAAAGATAATTTACAAATTGTTTTGGAAGAAAACAATCGCTTAACTATCGAAAATACACATTTACGTGAGGCGCTAAATCAACAGCAGGATGTGCCGGCCGAAGATGGTGGCGATAAAGTGTCAGAAACAACGCAAACAGTAACGCCTGATCAATCAGCAGGGCATGATAATCTTATGCAATTGTATAAAGAAGGCTTTCATATTTGCAATGTGCACTTTGGAAGTCCCCGTACAAATGGTGAAGACTGCTTGTTTTGTCTCGGTTTTTTAGGACATAAAAATCAATAA
- a CDS encoding tRNA1(Val) (adenine(37)-N6)-methyltransferase: MLKTDERLDHLLAQSLRIIQSPSVFSFSLDAVLLANFCRIPYSKGKIMDLCSGNGVIPLLLSSKTKVTIDALEIQPRLADMAQRSVEYNELSQRIHIYEGDLREATQQFDNESYSYVTVNPPYFSTPPAGEKNKNEHHTIARHEVMCTLEDVVRTASSLTKQNGKVGMVHRPERLIEIIDLMRRYRLEPKRIQWVHPTPDKAANTILVEAIKDGKPGVIFEPPIFVHEADGYTKQIKEWLYGTN, translated from the coding sequence ATTTTAAAAACAGATGAACGTCTTGATCATCTATTGGCGCAATCATTGCGTATTATTCAAAGTCCCAGTGTTTTTTCATTCTCATTGGATGCAGTTTTGCTAGCTAATTTTTGTCGTATTCCCTATAGTAAAGGGAAAATAATGGATTTATGTAGTGGTAATGGTGTTATCCCATTATTGCTTAGTTCAAAAACAAAGGTCACCATTGACGCGCTTGAAATACAACCCCGTTTAGCAGACATGGCCCAGAGGTCAGTTGAATATAATGAACTCTCACAGCGTATTCATATCTATGAAGGTGATTTACGCGAGGCGACTCAACAGTTCGATAATGAAAGTTATAGTTACGTGACTGTCAATCCGCCTTACTTTTCAACACCTCCTGCAGGTGAAAAAAACAAGAATGAACATCATACAATCGCGCGACATGAAGTGATGTGTACGCTGGAAGATGTAGTGCGTACAGCGAGTTCATTAACTAAACAAAATGGTAAAGTAGGCATGGTTCATCGTCCAGAACGTTTGATTGAAATTATTGATTTAATGCGCCGTTACCGCTTAGAACCAAAGCGCATTCAATGGGTACATCCAACGCCTGATAAAGCAGCGAATACTATTTTAGTTGAAGCGATTAAGGATGGGAAACCCGGTGTCATCTTTGAACCGCCTATCTTTGTTCATGAAGCAGATGGCTATACAAAACAAATCAAGGAATGGCTATATGGAACAAACTAA
- a CDS encoding GIY-YIG nuclease family protein — translation MEQTKHYFYVLMCADNTYYGGYTTDIVRREAEHNRGFGCKYTFTRRPVELIHHEVFENRSLAMKAEYAFKKQSRLAKERYLKSKKVEES, via the coding sequence ATGGAACAAACTAAACATTATTTTTATGTGTTGATGTGTGCAGATAATACTTATTATGGTGGTTACACAACTGATATTGTGAGGCGAGAGGCCGAACATAATCGCGGTTTTGGTTGTAAGTATACATTCACTCGTCGCCCTGTAGAATTAATCCATCACGAAGTATTTGAGAATCGTTCATTAGCGATGAAGGCGGAGTATGCCTTTAAAAAACAATCGCGTCTGGCGAAGGAACGTTATCTAAAAAGCAAAAAAGTAGAGGAGAGTTAA
- the rsmI gene encoding 16S rRNA (cytidine(1402)-2'-O)-methyltransferase, whose amino-acid sequence MQTQQSFQPSDAGKLYLVPTPIGNLEDMTFRAIKILKEVDAIAAEDTRNTIKLLNHFEIKTPMVSYHEHNKRTRGDELVQRLLVGENIAQVSDAGMPSISDPGHELVLAATAVGITVVPLPGANAALTALISSGITPQPFLFYGFISRSKKERQEEIEKLAKKPETLLFYESPHRLKETLNALYKGMGNRQITLCRELTKRYEEFIRGTIEEIIEWAKTSEIRGEFVIVVAGNNHVVDEDVITFDHLSLKEHVEEIMAQQNLTSKQAIKEVAVLRGIAKREVYAEYHDIDESETSSLGL is encoded by the coding sequence ATGCAAACGCAACAAAGTTTTCAGCCGTCTGATGCGGGGAAGTTGTACCTTGTGCCAACACCGATTGGTAATTTAGAAGATATGACATTTCGTGCAATTAAAATACTAAAAGAAGTAGATGCAATCGCTGCGGAAGATACACGTAATACGATTAAACTACTTAATCATTTTGAAATTAAAACACCCATGGTCAGTTATCATGAACATAATAAACGTACACGTGGCGATGAATTAGTTCAACGTTTACTTGTAGGTGAAAATATTGCACAAGTGAGCGATGCAGGCATGCCATCTATTTCAGATCCTGGACATGAGTTGGTACTAGCAGCGACAGCTGTTGGAATAACTGTTGTGCCGTTGCCAGGGGCAAATGCGGCGTTAACAGCTTTGATTTCTTCAGGAATTACGCCACAACCTTTTCTATTTTATGGCTTTATCTCACGCTCTAAAAAGGAACGCCAAGAAGAAATTGAGAAATTAGCTAAAAAACCAGAAACTTTGCTTTTTTATGAGTCACCGCATCGTTTGAAAGAGACATTAAATGCTCTTTATAAAGGGATGGGAAATCGCCAAATAACACTTTGTCGTGAGTTGACTAAGCGATATGAAGAGTTTATTCGTGGCACGATTGAAGAAATCATTGAGTGGGCCAAAACATCGGAGATACGTGGCGAGTTTGTGATTGTAGTTGCTGGTAATAATCATGTGGTTGATGAAGATGTTATCACGTTTGATCACCTTAGCCTAAAAGAACACGTCGAAGAAATAATGGCGCAACAAAACTTAACGTCAAAGCAAGCCATTAAAGAAGTTGCAGTATTACGAGGCATCGCTAAACGTGAAGTATACGCGGAATATCACGATATAGATGAAAGTGAAACTAGCTCGCTTGGTCTCTAA